A DNA window from Salarias fasciatus chromosome 23 unlocalized genomic scaffold, fSalaFa1.1 super_scaffold_20, whole genome shotgun sequence contains the following coding sequences:
- the hpxb gene encoding hemopexin produces MDMDITRTLLLCLALALTYADHHEDHVTAAEDPALPDRCQGLEFDAITPDENGNTFFFKGSHAWKGFHGPAQPFSEFFKGLESHHVHHVDAAFRRHDEENKDDHDHVYIFLDDKVFSFYNSTLEDGYPKPMQEDFDGVPTHLDAAVECPKGECMTDSVLFFKGQDVHIYDISTKTVKTKTWPHLPACTSAFRWLEHYYCFHGNNFTRFHPVTGEVSPGYPKDARNYFMKCPDFGHGGNGRVPKCNEVKLDAITTDDSGKTYLFSGPLYMRLDTHRDGLHSFPITRAWKEVTNGVDAVFSYTDKIYLIKGDLVYIYKSGAHYTLIADYPKSLRGELGVEGQVDAAFVCPNEHTVHVIQGGRIRDVDLTATPRVIQRDLPLPLVGIDASLCGADGVKIFKGSHYYHYESTRTLSTARIAPEPLPIIPALMGCDDSQ; encoded by the exons atggacatggacatCACCAGGACGCTGCTCCTATGCCTGGCTCTGGCCCTCACATATGCAGACCACCATGA GGACcatgtcacagcagcagagg ATCCAGCTCTGCCAGATCGTTGCCAGGGCCTAGAGTTTGACGCCATCACTCCTGATGAGAATggaaacactttctttttcaaag GGTCCCATGCATGGAAGGGTTTCCACGGTCCAGCCCAGCCCTTCAGCGAGTTCTTCAAGGGGCTGGAGAGTCATCACGTCCACCACGTGGACGCAGCTTTCCGCAGGCATGATGAAGAGAACAAAGATGATCACGATCACGTCTACATCTTCCTG GATGACaaggttttcagtttttacaaCTCCACTCTTGAGGATGGCTATCCAAAACCCATGCAAGAGGACTTTGATGGAGTGCCCACTCACTTGGACGCTGCTGTCGAGTGTCCCAAAGGAGAGTGCATGACCGATTCAGTCCTGTTCTTCAAAG GACAAGATGTACACATTTATGACATTTCCACAAAGACAGTGAAGACCAAGACGTGGCCTCATCTGCCTGCCTGCACCTCCGCCTTCCGCTGGCTGGAGCACTActactgtttccatggaaacaactTCACCAGGTTTCACCCTGTAACCGGAGAGGTGAGTCCCGGATACCCAAAAGACGCCCGCAACTACTTCATGAAGTGCCCAGATTTCG GTCATGGAGGCAACGGAAGAGTCCCCAAATGCAATGAGGTCAAACTGGACGCCATCACAACAGACGATTCtggaaaaacatatttattcagTG GTCCCTTGTACATGCGACTGGACACCCACCGAGACGGCCTCCACAGCTTTCCAATCACCAGAGCGTGGAAGGAAGTGACCAACGGCGTAGACGCAGTTTTCTCCTACACCGACAAAATCTACTTGATTAAG GGTGATCTGGTTTACATCTACAAAAGTGGTGCGCACTACACTCTGATCGCAGACTACCCTAAAAGCCTGAGGGGTGAGCTGGGTGTTGAAGGCCAGGTGGATGCTGCTTTTGTCTGCCCCAATGAACACACAGTACATGTAATCCAAG GAGGCAGGATTCGTGACGTCGACCTGACTGCCACGCCCAGGGTTATTCAAAGGGACCTACCCCTGCCTCTGGTCGGCATTGATGCCAGTCTGTGCGGTGCAGATGGAGTGAAGATCTTCAAAGGGTCACATTATTACCACTATGAAAGCACAAGGACGCTGAGCACGGCCAGGATTGCTCCTGAGCCACTGCCCATCATTCCAGCATTGATGGGCTGTGACGATTCgcagtga